The genomic stretch gccctgggagtgtttgatgggggcggtgtcgagggagctttactctgtatctaaccccgtgctgtacctgccctgggagtgtttgatgggacagtgtcgagggagctttactctgtatctaaccccgtgctgtacctgccctgggagtgtttgatgggacagtgtcgagggagcttgaaCCCACGCCGCGCGGCACTTACTTGCGAGGCTGGCGAGGGCGCGATGGTCACGTTGGGCTTGACGGTGGTCAGGGTGGCGGTGGTGAAGTTGCCCTGGGTGGCCTGGGCCGTGACAGGCTGGAGCAGCACCTGGTTGAGTGACGGCCCGTTGGCCTGGACCCCCTGGCCCTGGCCACCGCTGGCCGTGGTGAAGACGGCGTTGCCAGAGATGTAGGAGACGGCCTGCGAGCTGGCCAGCACCGTGCCGGGGGGCACGGCCACCCCGCCGTTGGGCACGGCCGGCGCGGACAAGGAGTAGCGGATGTTGTATTGGGCCGGCGAGGAGGTGGAGCTGGCGACGGAGACAGTCTGCTGGCCTGGCCCGGGAAAGGCAGGGGTCTCGACGGGAgcgggggcgggaggaggaggaggaggaggaggaggagcgggggtCAGGGCCTTGCGGACGGCAACGGCGGCTTTCTGGGCACCGTGGGCCCCCATGAAGGGGTTGCCCTGACTCAGCGCGTCCTGGGCCTGGGAGAAAGGATCGAGGGCGGGCTGAGGGGGGACGGGGGTAGgaacgggggcggggaggggggtctgctgctgctgctgctggctcTGCTGCAGGGCGTAATCGTGGTGAGCCAGGTACTCCGCCTCCTGCGAGGAGgccgggggaagaggaggaggaggaggaggagctggcgGAGGAGGGGGCGGGAGCTCGTGCACTCGCTCGGGAGCGGGCTGGGCCCACAGCGGGCTTTGGTCGTCGAAGCTCTCGCCCGGCGACTTGAGGGCGGAGAAGATAGTGTAGGAggcgtggtggtggtggtggtggtggtgcgcgTGGTCGCCATCCCGGGCAGGCTGGTGGAACTGCGGCAGTCCGTCGAAGGGGTGGGCTTTGGCCAGCTCGGGGCCGGGCTCCAGCGGCTCAAAGCCGTCGCCCAGGTCCAGGTCGTCGGCGATGGAGCCAGCCGTCAGCGAGTCGAGGCCCTCGGCGAAGAGGCCAGGGTCATCGAACAAGTCCATGATGGGGTCCGCCATGGTCGCTCGGCTGTCTGTCGGTGTCAccaaggggggaggggtggggaggggaggggggaggggaggggggaggggggaaggggggggggaaaagggaggagGGGCGAGCTCACTCGCGCATCTTCGGCCCGCGGACACTCTCTCGGCAAGAAACAAAAAGCAGGTCGGCGCTGGATTCTCGTCGGCCGCGGCTCAATACTCGGAGTCACTTctgccgggggggggagggagggaaggagagagagagagagaaggaaacgtCAGCAAGCATTGACAAAAAACACAGGTCAAATGTGCAAgttaatccctcagtactgcccctccgacagtgcggcgctccctcagtactgcccctccgacagtgcggctctccctcagtactgcccctccgacagcgcggcgctccctcagtactgcccctccgacactccctcagtactgcccctccgacagtgcggcactc from Pristiophorus japonicus isolate sPriJap1 unplaced genomic scaffold, sPriJap1.hap1 HAP1_SCAFFOLD_964, whole genome shotgun sequence encodes the following:
- the LOC139258408 gene encoding uncharacterized protein, with amino-acid sequence MADPIMDLFDDPGLFAEGLDSLTAGSIADDLDLGDGFEPLEPGPELAKAHPFDGLPQFHQPARDGDHAHHHHHHHHASYTIFSALKSPGESFDDQSPLWAQPAPERVHELPPPPPPAPPPPPPLPPASSQEAEYLAHHDYALQQSQQQQQQTPLPAPVPTPVPPQPALDPFSQAQDALSQGNPFMGAHGAQKAAVAVRKALTPAPPPPPPPPPAPAPVETPAFPGPGQQTVSVASSTSSPAQYNIRYSLSAPAVPNGGVAVPPGTVLASSQAVSYISGNAVFTTASGGQGQGVQANGPSLNQVLLQPVTAQATQGNFTTATLTTVKPNVTIAPSPASQ